The sequence TCCGCAtatgcgggcaaaacacctaattactcatatttcatattgtatatataatgttttggttaaaaacccaaaaacagaaatttattattaaataaaatataaataataatataaatttaaaataaaataatttgtactattaaatcatatattatacaaTAAAATACTTTTGGTCATGCaatttttagtaaaattaaaattatcttaaaagaaatattttatattttgaaacacaaatatttttgtaaacatCTTACATTATGAAATGGATGGAATATTAAGTTTACTGACCAAATAAAAAACCATCGAGCTATTTATGAATTTCTTACTTTTTAAGATTTCGGTTTTGTTGATCGCTGATAGCTATTAAGTTGATCTTTCGCTCTTGAATTATTTTGTGGATTATATCTTTCACGTCTCCAACATCAGTAAATGTCTCGGCTTTAACCTGCATTCAACATGATTATTATGAGATTAAACATTTCAACAAAtggttgttatttatttttttgaaacacaacaaATGGTTGTTAATGAAATAAACTTAAAACTTATTAATATATCCACAAATGATGCCAGAAATATGATTTGGTCAAAACATTACCCCATAATTTCCACATAACTTCTTGGCCTTCTCTAATATACCCAACGCAATTTTTGTATTCTTTTCTTGAGCCAATCTCATGAGTTCTGCATctgcaaaacataaaaaaacataagaaaaataaacaacctttaaagaaaaactaaagAACATGGTCGATAAGACGACTTAACTGGCAGAAAATGGATAGAAAATCTGAGCAAAGCCCACTGACGAAGAAAGTGCGGTGGGAGGAGTGAAGGAATTTTGTGGCTGTTTTGCGAAGATCACAACTTTGGAGCTGTCAATGACATCTTTTAGATTTGTGAGGACCCAAACAAGTAAATCATAACTTGAGTTGCTCTCGTCAATAATCACCATaactttcttcatcttctcttcttcttgttgttgttcttcAAGTTTTTGTTACAATTAAAATCTCTAGTCAGTGTActaatttataatattgtttgaaatggaACATGTCTAAGAAAGTAATTAGACGATTGGGTAAGGGAAAGGACTCGTTCACCAACTAGATTCTTTGTCTTTTAAAGATTTCAAGAAAAATACACACAAATAATATTGAATTAAAGAGCAATCGAATAATATGACTTCATCCTATgacattaatatattataataattaatatataaccaATTCATCATTgagatattaatttttaaacttgtttgaGTGGATCGGGTTTGGTATTTGCCGGATACACGCCAGTAGGTGACATAATCACGCCCTTTTTTGTCGAAAgtttaatcaaaataaaatattattagggTTAAGCAAACTAATAAAACACCTCTATGGAAATTAGCTAAACAGGGTAGCGAGGACTTGAGCAAATCCAGCCGTatccaaattttattattaataatttgatatggtgtgtaaaaaaaaaaaaaaaaaaatttgatatggTGTGTTTAAATTCACGTAATATAAAGCATTAGCATATATGTCGTAGTCATATAAATTATAACTggctcgttttttttttcttaaactaatTTTGATGCATCAAACTAAATGTAACTGATATGGTTTTGAGCCATATAGTTTGCTACGAATTTGATGGAAAGCATAGAAAATTACAACATTTTGCAGTCGAGATAAAGCTTAAAACAATTTAAGCTAGAGAAAGAGACAAGGTGAACAAATTTTAGGAGTTTTGGTTTCCTCGACCTCTCGAGACATGTTTTCCTCTACTCTTAGCTAATGTCCATTctatttcttgaattttttgggttgGCTTAATTGACTTCCTACCTCTAGTCGTTTTTTTGTGCTTCTGACTCACTCTTTTGAGCGAGTTAAGTGGAGGGCATAACTCGACGTGGATCAATTAAGGCATCATCCCGAAACGTTTGCTCCATAATATTTTTGGATGATCATGTAGGATGGAGTTTCCTCCATAATATTTTTGGTACTTGGAGCAAGAGAATCTCCTGCTAATAGTGTGATAGTAGGCATATAATACGAAAGATATACCTCTTTAAGTGGATGGGTTTTCTTTTGTAGagtcactacttatagaagtttCTCCATTTCTGTTTGGCATTGCTCATTTCCTCATGAGAGGCAAGGAGAGTATTAACAGAAGTAAGATTCTCTTGAAGTGAATTCAGTTTAGAAGATGATATAGAAAAGAAAGCAcatgcataattttttttaaaacaattggACTATTTCTCATGCATGTCATCCTTATGCATAGTTCACGCTAATCTTCtatgtatcattttaattttatcggATGTCTCCGAATGGACACCTGGCTCGTTGTAACAATATAATCTTAGTTCGAGATAAAGATAACAAAACAATACCAGTAGATATGATTAATAATTCAAATATCAAAATTGGTTTTTAATTGGTTGTTGTCAACGCAAATTAATATTtacttgaaaaataaatttgacaAAACCAAGTTACATAATTCGAAGAAAAGGTGTTTAACACGCTAGCTGTTCGCGCGCTTCAACATTGCGACTTTGTAAATTGAAGGCCCACCACATATATGGACCAAATGAAAGCAACTCCAGACATTgtttaattaatcataattatCTCATTTTCTTATATCATCACGTGATTAGCAATGTTAAGAGTTAAGACATTTCTTTGAACAACAGCTTGATATAAAAAGCTGAAACTAAGAGTGATTGACATCAAGAAGTGAAGTTTGATCATCAAACTCATTATCAGTCTCAAACCACTTCATTTCCTGAGTCAAATCTTCAACCATCAAATAAATCTCTTCACAGAGAGGATGAGACCGATCTTCAGCATTAAAGGCACAAACTTCATTTCTAATCTCAATCCAGCTCCAACCTGGAACTTTCTTCACACCTCTCTCCTTCATCACCTTCTTCACATTCGCTTTCTCTTCCCACTTCTTGACATCACTATACATATGTGACAACGCAACATACGTGAAATGATCTTCAGGCTCCATCTCCAGCAAATGGTTAGCCACCTGAGTAGCCATCTCAATCTCCCCACAAGCCCTGCAAACTCCAAGGAAAGTCTTCAACACCATTGGATCAGGACTCAGTGGCATTGATTCGATCAACTCTTTGGCTTCCTTCACAAGCCCTGCTCTGCCTAGAAGATCAACAGCAGCTGCGTAGTGTTCCATTCGTGGTTGGGTTTTGTAAACCGGTTCCATTAACCGAAGCAATTTGAGTCCCTCTTGTACCAAACCGGAGTGGCTACAAGCTGTTAGAACCGCAGTGAAGGTTACATGGTCTAGTTTTACGTTTTGGTTACACATCTGAGAGAAGAGTGATAATGAGACTTGGCCTGAACCGTGCTGAGCGTATCCGAGGATCATTGCGTTCCAAGCAACTGTACTGCGTGTGGAGCAAATCTGCTCGAAGCATCTTTGCGCGTTCTTGATGACTCCACATTTTGAGTACATCAAGATCAGAGAGCTGGCTACAAACTCGTTTGATTCAAAGCTTGATTTAATGGCTAAACCGTGAATCTGCTGACCTAACTGAAGCGTTGCAAGGTCAGAGCATGATCTGAGGACTGCAGAGAAGGCGTAATCATCTACTTCCATGTTTAAAGATCTCGAGTAGCTAAAGAACTTGACCGCCTCCTCGCTTGGACCTTTTTGAGATAGCCCTGTCAACACTGAGTTCCAAGAGACAAGATCCTTATCTTCCAGGGATTCAAATAGAGAGAGAGCATCGTTCATGGCGCATGTAGGAAACTGAATGTACATAGAGATCAATGCGTTTGAAACCGAAGTTACTTGTTCCAGTCCCTTCTTTATAACCAAACAATGCAAGGACTGTCCGAAGACTCGATGTTCTTCTCCACAGCAAGTGCTTAAGATGCTGGTGTAAGTATAAACATCGGTTTCGATTCTTGTCCTTAGCATTTCAATAAACAGCTCAAAAGCTGAGTCCTTTTGCTCTAGCTTAGAGAAACCAGCAAGCATCGAGTTCCATGTAATCAAGTCCTTTGAGCCTCCCAAGCCATCAAAAACTCTCTTGGCATCTGATACTGAACCACAATCTGCATAAGAGCTAACCATAGCATTGCAGATAGTAATCTCTTTCTCAAGCCCAAGCTTCAAAACCTTACCATGTACCTCCTTTAACAAGTTACACAACAACGGATCATCAAGCAGAGTAAGAAGCGGAGCAAAAGTCCCATCGTCCACCATCTTCATCTCCATACAACCAAACAACCAAAACACCATCTCCACATCTCTCACTTGCACAAACCCACCAATCAAAGCGTTCCAAGAAACAGAGTTAGCCTCTGAGATCTCCCAAAACGCCTCGAAAGCATCTTCAACTCTCTCACATTTCGCGTACATATCAACAAGCGCACTTCCAACGTACACATTACTCTCGTAACCTCCCTTTATAACCAAAGAATGAACTTGCTCCCCAAGATCAAACCTTTTCGCAGAAGCAACTCCTTTCAATAGTCTACTAAAGCTATACCCATCAGCATCAGAACCATATCTTCTCATACCCGTGAACAAGCACCATGCGTTGTCTAGCTTCCCGGAGCTTGTGTACCCCGATATCATCGTGTTCCAAGAGACGGTGTCTCTGTGAGGCATTTCGTCGAACAACTTGTGGGCGTGACCCAAGAAGCCTGATTTTATGTAGGAGTCTAGGACTCTGTTGGATATGTAAACGTCTGAGATGTAACCATGCTTGATGGCGTGGCAGTGAGTGGAGGAGAGCTTGTGGAAGGAGTGGAGAGAGCTCTCTAGTAGAAGAGAGGCTAAGAAAGGTTTCATTCATCTGTTTGGTGAGAGTGATTAGTGTTTCATTTGAGTCACCAGAGACACTGACTTTATTGGTAAGGTTCTTGTGATGTATAGCTCAAGTTGCCACACAAGTACATAACAAAGAGGGTTATGAACTATGAAGTGGTCTTTTCTGAACCTCAAAGGgggttttctaaaaataaatatatttcatttttatgatTACTTTCTTGTTGATTAGTAGTATTAATATACCTTCTTGTTATGAATTATGAAGTGGTTAATCTGAtgtattaacatttttaacatTGTGGAAGCTCATAAAACCACTGGTTTGAGATTTTACATTAAATATggtttttaaatcttaaaaaaaaaaacaaattatgcaAATTGATGGAAAAAAATTTCCAGAGAACAAGAAGTTTTAAATTCTGAGTTGTTGGGTGAGGTTTTTGAGAAATTGTTAtgaattgatgatgatgatgatgatgatgatactaTCTCTCTTATTTGTGTATGTTTTGTTTCCAACATGCTGTCTTGCTTTTCATTTCAGTGTATagagagagaataagagatCATGAGGGAGATCTAAGCTAGGTCGCTTCCAGCGTTACTTACTTGCCTCCTCTTGATGAAGCATATAGAAAAACCAAAGTGACCATATCAACACTTCCTTGGCTTCCTCATTGTAACTTTGTATGTCTTCTCACTTTGTTCTTTATGTTTGTTCAATAGTTATCAGCTTTCTCATTGTCTCTGTCCCTTGAATATCTTTGATTCAGTTCTTTAAAAAGTATATCAATCTAAAAGATGAAATGCATAGACGGAACatatttacaaagaaaaaagtTATCTTCTAAGCTTCTAGCTGCCTGCAGTACGCGTTATATTATCTCTATCTCATTCCGCGGTACAAGACACCAGGCTGAAGATCATCCATACTATCTACATTCCTAACCATACTCTCTATGTTCCTAAACCCTCCATCAAACTCTCTCAAACACGTCCATCCTCTTCGACCCAAGAACTCTCTGTAATCCTCTTCCGTGTAAAACACCTTCTCCTCTTGATGAACCGGTAACGGATCAGACTCTTCATAGTGACACACTCTAACAGCTATTCCTGCAATGTTTTGGGTATAAATACTGAGAAAACCTCAAACCAGAAGAGAAAGCAAAAAGACTTACTTACCTTCATCAACATGGAGTGTATAGTTCCCTAGAGGCATGTCTCTGTCAAGAGACCGTACCACCTGTTCTTCATCCTCTAGCCAAAAAGCTCGCCTTGTTCTTAACCTAAACGCGGATCTAATAGCTTCCTTGATGGCTTCCGCTGTACCATCGATCCCAACTCTTCTTGTATAGTCTCCGTACTTCACCGTTATGATCTTCCCCACAAACGGCTGACCATCACTGCCTGCTTACATAACATGAGTTATGAAACCAGACAAAACACAAGTTGGAACATAAAATTACAAACTCTTGCCATTTCCAGCGGGTTCCCTCCAATTCCAAGGAGGAACTCCATTTGCAGTGACGGCATCAGCAGAAGCAATGGCGAGAGGATGCCCATCATGATCAAGCTGCCTTTCAAGATTTAGCGTTGGCCTACCATTAGCTGGACACATGTATAAATAACTCATATCAAACTACTTCCACAAATCAAGCTACACTACTAATGTAAGAGGCTAGAGAACCAAAGGAGCTAATAAACTAACTAATTAGCAAAACTAAACTGAAGGGTTTCAATACCATGCTAAGAAGATTAGCTTTGACAGTTGAATGGTGAACAAAGCAAGAAGTAAACACTTGAGGGTGGATACAAGTGAGATCAGTACCTTCAACAGATGCAAAGGAAAGGCCTGTATCTTCAAAACCTACAGTAACATAAAGACACATCAAGAAAGAAAATCCAAATCTAGTAACTAGCCATTAATGGTCAAGATCCTTTATAGCACCAAAAGGGTTAACAAAACTGAAGCCAAAAGACCAATCTCTTcttctaaaacacaaaacaagCAAAAAAGTTTCAACCTTTATCAGTAAACTGCATAAAGGAATCAACTTTAGACGGAGCAGTAACACTCTTATACGACGTCGTCACTTTCTTACTCCTCTCCCTAAGCAAATCTTCAATCTCCTTGTAATGCGACATCTTCCCACTCACTTGCTGATCCTTAGCCGCCTTCTTAAACTCTTTCAACAAGTTCCTCCACTTGTCCGTACACATAGCCGGAGACCGATCGAACCCTTTCTCCCTCATCTTGCTCGAAATCTCTTCCCAGAGGTGCTTGTTGGACTTTGACGTGTTGAAAAGGCCGTCCATTTCTCTCCGCAGCGCGATCAGGATTCGGGTTTCGTCTTGAGCCCACGTCTCCGCTCGCTTCTTGGGGGCCTTGGTGTTGATCTCGTGGTCCTCGCTGCTGCTGTTGTCTCCGAGGAGGATTTGGTGTGGAGGGGGTTGGAGATCTCCGTCGATCATCATGTTTATGTGTCGTGAGGTTGGAGATGATGGGCTGTTGTTGTTGTCGTCGTCGTCTTTGTAGAAATCGATCGGAGAACGAGGTTTATCGGAGGAGACGAACAtggtttctagttttttttgaCCCTCGTGacaaggaggaagaagaagaggataagACTCATGGAAGATTAAAAAaaggttatttttattttattttttacagcaTTAGCGCGTGggtccaacgtgctgatatgagGGCGCGTAAACCATAGCAACTAGGCTTGGTATTTGACCCGACCCGGATCTCTCGAACCGAAGTTCTTGGTTTTGATTCAGATTCAATTATGAGTTACGATTTAATTGGCAATCGATCATCAATTAGGTTCGGTAAtcaatttttcattttagaaaaaaaaaagtcttaccGGTCATATCAATcataaccaaaattttgaaacgaactaaaactaaaattttaaatcgaACCAACTGGatttaactaaaattaactCGTAACTAAGCTAAATCAAAAtctaatcaaaaccaaaattttcaattaaactcaacaaaattttcataccaaaccgaaataaccagatatcaaaagttcaaaaccaagccgaatttttatttgaataattcCACAAAATTTTGTGCGAACCGAACCAAATTAAAACTGAACAAACCGAACAACCATTTAAACCAAACCCACATGCCTAATTGCAGCTCTTAGCTCAAATCACAAGCTCAATCTTATGTTTACTGGAATGCATACAGAGAATAAACCAAAGctcatcttttatttattttattaaaaacaatgtCAAAAGCCAACACAAATCTTTATGATAATTATTCCTTCAACAAAAGATGAAAGGGAAACTTATTAATCAAACGAGAGGGAACTTAAGGAGCTTCGAGCAACCCGAGCACAAAAACTCCAGACAAAACGTCTCCTCATATACGCCATTGATGCACCGACCGCACTGAACACATCTCTGTACGCAAAGAGAGCAAGCACGACACTCCTCCTTCCCTTTACAATCTTCCGCTGGACAGTCATACACAATCCTCCAGTTCTCACATTTCCGACACATCTCAATATCCAGCGCCCGGACAACATCATCGCATGAGGCGAATGTGTATCCTCTATGGTAATAACGCGGCTTTTGGATGATAGTCTTGTTGACATTATTGTCTATGTCTAACAAGTCCAACAACTCATCATAG is a genomic window of Brassica napus cultivar Da-Ae chromosome A2, Da-Ae, whole genome shotgun sequence containing:
- the LOC106401361 gene encoding trihelix transcription factor GT-4; protein product: MFVSSDKPRSPIDFYKDDDDNNNSPSSPTSRHINMMIDGDLQPPPHQILLGDNSSSEDHEINTKAPKKRAETWAQDETRILIALRREMDGLFNTSKSNKHLWEEISSKMREKGFDRSPAMCTDKWRNLLKEFKKAAKDQQVSGKMSHYKEIEDLLRERSKKVTTSYKSVTAPSKVDSFMQFTDKGFEDTGLSFASVEANGRPTLNLERQLDHDGHPLAIASADAVTANGVPPWNWREPAGNGSDGQPFVGKIITVKYGDYTRRVGIDGTAEAIKEAIRSAFRLRTRRAFWLEDEEQVVRSLDRDMPLGNYTLHVDEGIAVRVCHYEESDPLPVHQEEKVFYTEEDYREFLGRRGWTCLREFDGGFRNIESMVRNVDSMDDLQPGVLYRGMR
- the LOC125580238 gene encoding uncharacterized protein LOC125580238, whose translation is MKKVMVIIDESNSSYDLLVWVLTNLKDVIDSSKVVIFAKQPQNSFTPPTALSSSVGFAQIFYPFSANAELMRLAQEKNTKIALGILEKAKKLCGNYGVKAETFTDVGDVKDIIHKIIQERKINLIAISDQQNRNLKKCLPTTECSLVVVK
- the LOC111206894 gene encoding putative pentatricopeptide repeat-containing protein At3g25970; the protein is MKPFLASLLLESSLHSFHKLSSTHCHAIKHGYISDVYISNRVLDSYIKSGFLGHAHKLFDEMPHRDTVSWNTMISGYTSSGKLDNAWCLFTGMRRYGSDADGYSFSRLLKGVASAKRFDLGEQVHSLVIKGGYESNVYVGSALVDMYAKCERVEDAFEAFWEISEANSVSWNALIGGFVQVRDVEMVFWLFGCMEMKMVDDGTFAPLLTLLDDPLLCNLLKEVHGKVLKLGLEKEITICNAMVSSYADCGSVSDAKRVFDGLGGSKDLITWNSMLAGFSKLEQKDSAFELFIEMLRTRIETDVYTYTSILSTCCGEEHRVFGQSLHCLVIKKGLEQVTSVSNALISMYIQFPTCAMNDALSLFESLEDKDLVSWNSVLTGLSQKGPSEEAVKFFSYSRSLNMEVDDYAFSAVLRSCSDLATLQLGQQIHGLAIKSSFESNEFVASSLILMYSKCGVIKNAQRCFEQICSTRSTVAWNAMILGYAQHGSGQVSLSLFSQMCNQNVKLDHVTFTAVLTACSHSGLVQEGLKLLRLMEPVYKTQPRMEHYAAAVDLLGRAGLVKEAKELIESMPLSPDPMVLKTFLGVCRACGEIEMATQVANHLLEMEPEDHFTYVALSHMYSDVKKWEEKANVKKVMKERGVKKVPGWSWIEIRNEVCAFNAEDRSHPLCEEIYLMVEDLTQEMKWFETDNEFDDQTSLLDVNHS